From the genome of Papaver somniferum cultivar HN1 chromosome 2, ASM357369v1, whole genome shotgun sequence, one region includes:
- the LOC113350863 gene encoding pentatricopeptide repeat-containing protein At2g13600-like codes for MIAGLSRSEFVAEAHKVFDSIPVLEQNVFSWTAMISSYTHNGQHFDALKLFSITYGEFFPWILPNSFTFSTVPKSCLDVGSLVMAMQLHGLTVKILNEQDKENVYVQNCLIDLHSKLGNLGDAENVFNGLMWKDLSTWNVMMDAYARNLMIDKALVIFDSMEEKDTLSWNIMISGFAECGCGIEALDFFLRLCRLQGPGTYPSSSTFTIALTICGTYSMLNTGIQLHACVLKHGLTESNSYTGNSLINMYMKCGSIEESEKLFYEIPRRDVISWNSLILGLGQNGHSKKAIEIGEKALSLGIYNHNTFTALLTTCSHGGLVDEGIEYFGAMSKSSGIEPFLDHYVCVIDMLGRAGKVVEAHNFLRKMPISPNAIAWSTLLNACLVHGNKEIGEVAARELRILEPSNSASYVMLGNLYRKTGHFEDSRQILELMTRSI; via the coding sequence ATGATTGCCGGCTTATCAAGGTCGGAGTTTGTAGCAGAAGCGCACAAGGTATTTGATTCGATCCCAGTTCTTGAGCAAAATGTATTTTCATGGACGGCTATGATTTCGTCTTATACACATAATGGACAGCATTTTGATGCTCTTAAACTTTTTTCAATCACTTACGGAGAGTTTTTTCCATGGATATTACCGAATTCATTTACTTTTAGTACTGTTCCGAAGTCATGCTTAGATGTAGGGTCACTTGTGATGGCAATGCAGTTACATGGTTTGACAGTAAAGATATTGAATGAACAAGACAAAGAAAATGTTTACGTTCAAAACTGTTTGATTGACTTGCATAGCAAATTGGGTAATCTGGGTGATGCAGAGAACGTTTTCAATGGGTTAATGTGGAAAGACTTGAGTACCTGGAATGTTATGATGGATGCTTATGCTAGAAATCTTATGATTGATAAAGCTCTTGTAATTTTCGATTCCATGGAAGAAAAAGATACACTTTCATGGAACATTATGATCTCTGGATTTGCAGAATGTGGTTGTGGGATTGAAGCTCTTGATTTCTTTCTCCGTTTGTGTAGGTTACAAGGACCAGGTACATACCCTAGTTCATCAACTTTTACGATTGCTCTAACTATATGTGGTACGTATTCTATGCTCAACACTGGGATACAACTACATGCATGTGTACTTAAGCATGGGCTCACTGAGAGTAATAGTTATACGGGTAATTCATTGATTAACATGTACATGAAATGCGGATCCATTGAAGAGTCAGAAAAACTATTTTATGAGATTCCCAGAAGAGACGTAATCTCGTGGAATTCACTCATCTTAGGTCTTGGGCAGAATGGGCATTCTAAGAAAGCAATAGAAATTGGAGAAAAAGCACTAAGTTTGGGTATCTATAACCACAATACGTTTACTGCATTACTAACAACTTGCAGCCATGGAGGATTAGTTGACGAAGGGATTGAGTATTTTGGTGCCATGAGTAAAAGTTCTGGGATTGAaccatttttggatcattatgtttGTGTGATTGATATGCTAGGAAGGGCAGGCAAAGTAGTCGAAGCGCATAATTTCTTACGTAAGATGCCTATCTCACCGAATGCCATAGCATGGTCAACTCTTCTCAATGCATGCTTGGTTCATGGGAACAAGGAGATTGGGGAAGTTGCAGCTCGTGAGCTTCGGATTTTGGAGCCAAGTAATTCTGCAAGTTATGTGATGTTGGGAAATCTATATCGCAAAACAGGTCATTTTGAAGATTCTAGacagattttggaattgatgACAAGATCAATTTGA
- the LOC113350864 gene encoding L-type lectin-domain containing receptor kinase IV.2-like, with protein sequence MASKAFWIFLQIFFFQFVTSENSFTYNGFLHANMSLSEASRITSNGILELTNDTCKILGHAFYPHPLPFKENSTYSSVFSFATTFIFSVIPKYPGLGGHGLAFVISSTKEPKNSLRNQYLGLPNETSIAEFSTRIVGVEFDTVQSLDLNDINDNHVGIDIGSLVSNVSEPAKYFDGHNNKSVNLKSGNLIQAWIKYNGKKKLLTVTTSPLGIPKPNQPLILSAIDLTPLMNEYMYIGFSASTGVLSASHDIHGWSFRIGGRAEDLDPSKVPIFMKSRNVVGHKNGFKVGIALACITLFLLVTCGSFQVVRWRKPADESLEEWEVEYGARRFKFSELLAATREFREENLIGSGGFGRVYKGIIPSTGLEVAIKRVAQDSRQGMREFVAEIMTMGRLRHRNLVQLHGWCRMKDELLLVYDHIPNGSLDDMLFSNNQKKTLNWEQRYQILIGVSQALLYLHEECEHKIVHRDVKPSNILIDADLNPKLGDFGLAWISGHNINPQTTHIVGTLGYLAPELTKTGKATTSTDVYGYGALMLEVVCCRRPIEPQKNAQELVLVDWVRELHSRGEIMRAVDPALDLYNPDEAKLVLGLGLLCLHPNPNYRPSMRKIVQYLLGDASAPLLPIDIQLDIQGLISDFSDGYYQTESEPFSSQLTSSKSISGITSLNEDMIPNHGARATY encoded by the coding sequence ATGGCAAGTAAAGCTTTTTGGATTTTCTTGCAaatctttttctttcaatttgttaCTTCAGAAAATAGTTTTACTTACAACGGTTTCCTCCATGCAAACATGAGCTTATCAGAAGCTTCACGCATAACCTCCAACGGCATTTTAGAGTTAACTAATGATACTTGTAAGATCCTCGGTCATGCATTCTATCCGCATCCTCTGCCATTCAAAGAGAATTCAACCTATTCTTCCGTTTTCTCTTTTGCTACCACATTTATATTCTCAGTTATACCCAAGTACCCTGGACTAGGAGGTCATGGACTGGCATTTGTAATTTCGTCAACTAAAGAACCCAAGAATTCTCTTCGAAACCAGTACTTAGGTCTTCCAAATGAGACGAGCATTGCTGAATTCTCAACTCGGATAGTTGGTGTGGAGTTTGATACTGTTCAAAGTCTTGATCTTAATGACATCAATGATAATCATGTTGGGATAGATATAGGAAGCTTGGTCTCTAATGTATCCGAACCTGCAAAATATTTCGACGGACATAATAACAAATCTGTCAATCTCAAGAGCGGAAATCTTATTCAAGCATGGATTAAATATAACGGAAAGAAAAAGTTACTTACAGTAACTACATCTCCTCTTGGAATTCCAAAGCCAAATCAGCCGTTGATCCTTTCTGCAATCGACCTTACACCGTTAATGAATGAATACATGTATATTGGCTTCTCCGCGTCAACAGGTGTGCTCTCTGCTTCACATGACATCCATGGTTGGAGCTTTAGGATTGGTGGAAGAGCTGAAGATTTAGATCCTTCGAAAGTTCCAATTTTTATGAAATCCAGAAATGTGGTGGGTCATAAGAACGGTTTCAAAGTTGGAATTGCTTTAGCTTGCATAACTCTATTTTTGCTGGTGACCTGCGGTTCATTTCAGGTGGTGCGGTGGAGGAAGCCTGCTGATGAGTCCTTAGAAGAGTGGGAAGTTGAGTACGGAGCTCGAAGATTCAAGTTCTCCGAGCTCCTTGCTGCAACCAGGGAATTTAGAGAGGAAAACCTTATAGGCAGTGGAGGATTCGGAAGGGTttacaaaggaattattcctagcaCAGGACTTGAGGTGGCAATTAAAAGGGTGGCGCAAGACTCGAGGCAGGGGATGAGAGAATTTGTGGCAGAGATAATGACTATGGGAAGGCTTAGGCATCGGAACCTAGTTCAGTTGCACGGTTGGTGCAGAATGAAAGATGAGCTTCTTCTGGTTTATGATCATATCCCGAATGGAAGCCTTGACGATATGTTGTTCAGCAATAACCAGAAGAAAACACTAAACTGGGAACAGAGATATCAGATCCTGATCGGAGTATCCCAAGCTTTGTTGTATCTGCATGAAGAATGTGAACATAAAATTGTGCACCGCGATGTAAAACCGAGCAATATCCTCatagatgcagatctcaacccaAAGCTAGGGGATTTCGGCCTTGCATGGATCTCTGGTCACAACATCAATCCTCAAACAACCCATATTGTAGGAACTCTCGGGTACCTAGCTCCGGAgctgaccaaaactgggaaagCTACAACAAGCACGGATGTGTACGGTTACGGTGCACTTATGCTGGAAGTGGTTTGCTGTAGAAGACCCATTGAGCCTCAGAAGAATGCCCAAGAATTGGTTTTGGTTGATTGGGTTAGAGAACTGCATTCTCGAGGAGAGATAATGAGAGCCGTTGATCCTGCATTGGATTTATATAACCCGGACGAAGCAAAGCTTGTTCTTGGACTCGGTTTGTTATGTTTGCATCCCAACCCAAACTACAGACCTAGCATGAGAAAGATAGTGCAATATCTCTTAGGGGATGCTAGTGCTCCTCTTCTGCCCATTGATATTCAACTTGACATTCAAGGTTTGATCTCGGATTTCTCTGATGGTTATTATCAAACTGAATCTGAACCTTTCTCAAGTCAATTGACATCTTCTAAGAGCATCAGCGGGATCACAAGCTTGAACGAGGATATGATACCTAACCATGGAGCCAGAGCAACTTATTAG
- the LOC113347423 gene encoding zinc finger A20 and AN1 domain-containing stress-associated protein 6-like: protein MAQESQKRGIEETGCQTPNSPTLCANNCGFFGTSATNNFCSKCYKDIISKQSNQKAPVVSIVTTEKKDNVEEDPIIGEAEKIATANANANDEGEATTSEDPTKKLANRCSFCRKRVGLTGFKCRCEQTFCSVHRYTDKHNCKFDYKGAAQDQIAKANPVVKANKIEKI, encoded by the coding sequence ATGGCGCAAGAGAGTCAGAAAAGAGGAATTGAAGAAACGGGTTGTCAAACACCCAACTCTCCAACCCTTTGTGCTAACAATTGTGGGTTTTTTGGAACTTCGGCGACCAATAATTTCTGTTCAAAATGTTACAAAGATATCATTTCGAAGCAATCCAATCAAAAAGCTCCTGTCGTTTCAATTGTTACAACTGAGAAGAAGGATAATGTTGAGGAGGACCCAATTATCGGTGAAGCGGAGAAGATTGCGACTGCAAATGCAAATGCAAATGATGAAGGTGAAGCGACCACCTCTGAAGATCCGACGAAGAAACTGGCTAACCGTTGCAGTTTCTGTAGGAAACGTGTTGGACTCACGGGATTTAAATGCCGGTGCGAACAAACATTTTGTTCCGTTCATCGTTACACGGATAAGCATAATTGTAAATTCGATTACAAAGGTGCAGCGCAAGACCAGATTGCCAAAGCTAATCCAGTTGTCAAAGCAAATAAGATTGAGAAGATTTGA